In Equus caballus isolate H_3958 breed thoroughbred chromosome 7, TB-T2T, whole genome shotgun sequence, one DNA window encodes the following:
- the CDC37 gene encoding hsp90 co-chaperone Cdc37 yields MVDYSVWDHIEVSDDEDETHPNIDTASLFRWRHQARVERMEQFQKEKEELDRGCRECKRKVAECQRKLRELEVAEGEGSRAELERLQAEAQQLRKEERSWEQKLEEMRKKEKSMPWNVDTLSKDGFSKSMVNVKPEPAEESEEAREQKHKTFVEKYEKQIKHFGMLRRWDDSQKYLSDNVHLVCEETANYLVIWCIDLEVEEKCALMEQVAHQTIVMQFILELAKSLKVDPRACFRQFFTKIKTADRQYMEGFNDELDAFKERVRSRAKLRIEKAMKEYEEEERRKRLGPGGLDPVEVYESLPEELQKCFDVKDVQMLQDTISKMDPTDAKYHMQRCIDSGLWVPNSKSSDTKEGEEAGPGDPLLEAAPKPGDEKDVSA; encoded by the exons ATGGTGGACTACAGCGTGTGGGACCACATCGAGGTGTCTGACGATGAGGACGAGACGCACCCCAACATCGACACGGCCAGCCTCTTCCGCTGGCGGCACCAG GCCCGGGTGGAGCGCATGGAgcagttccagaaggagaaggaggagctggACAGGGGCTGCCGCGAGTGCAAACGCAAGGTGGCCGAGTGCCAGCGGAAGCTGAGGGAGCTGGAGGTGGCGGAGGGCGAGGGCAGCCGGGCGGAGCTGGAGCGGCTTCAGGCCGAGGCGCAGCAGCTGCGCAAGGAGGAGCGGAGCTGGgagcagaagctggaggagatGCGCAAGAAGGAGAAGAGCATGCCCTGGAACGTGGACACGCTCAGCAAGGACGGCTTCAGCAAG AGCATGGTCAATGTGAAGCCCGAGCCGGCGGAGGAGTCGGAGGAGGCGAGGGAGCAGAAACACAAAACCTTCGTAGAGAAGTACGAGAAGCAGATCAAACACTTCG GCATGCTCCGCCGCTGGGACGACAGCCAGAAGTATCTGTCGGACAACGTCCACCTGGTGTGCGAGGAGACAGCCAACTACCTGGTCATCTGGTGCATCGAcctggaggtggaggag AAATGCGCCCTCATGGAGCAGGTGGCCCACCAGACCATCGTCATGCAGTTCATTCTGGAGCTGGCCAAGAGCCTGAAGGTGGACCCCCGCGCCTGCTTCCGGCAATTCTTCACCAAGATTAAG ACGGCCGACCGGCAGTACATGGAGGGCTTCAACGACGAACTGGACGCCTTCAAGGAGCGCGTGCGCAGCCGCGCCAAGCTGCGCATCGAGAAGGCCATGAAGGAGTACGAGGAGGAGGAGCGCAGGAAGCGGCTGGGCCCCGGCGGCCTGGACCCCGTGGAGGTCTACGAGTCCCTGCCAGAG GAGCTCCAGAAATGCTTCGACGTCAAGGACGTGCAGATGCTCCAAGATACCATTAGCAAGATGGACCCCACA GATGCAAAGTACCACATGCAGCGCTGCATTGACTCCGGCCTCTGGGTCCCCAACTCCAAATCCAGCGACAccaaggagggggaggaggcgggCCCCGGGGACCCTCTGCTGGAAGCCGCCCCCAAGCCAGGCGACGAGAAGGATGTCAGCGCGTGA
- the LOC100055218 gene encoding E3 ubiquitin-protein ligase RNF113A, translating into MAEQLSPGKMTEQACTFLFKKPGRKGAAGRRKRPVRDQERGDSSSSSSEEGSTVVRPEKRATHNRMMRKTRGSGKQKAAYGDLSSEEEEEKEPETLGVVYKSTRSAKPVGPEDMGATAVYALDAEKERDAQAIFERSQKIQEELRGKEDDKIYRGINNYQKYMKPKDTSMGNASSGMVRKGPIRAPEHLRATVRWDYQPDICKDYKETGFCGFGDSCKFLHDRSDYKHGWQIERELDEGRYGVYEDENYEVGSDDEEIPFKCSICCQTFQNPVVTKCRHYFCESCALQHFRTTPRCYVCDQQTNGIFNPAKELIAKLEKH; encoded by the coding sequence ATGGCAGAGCAACTTTCTCCAGGAAAGATGACAGAGCAGGCGTGCACCTTCCTCTTCAAAAAGCCTGGGCGGAAAGGGGCTGCAGGTCGCAGAAAGCGCCCAGTCCGCGACCAAGAGCGCggagacagcagcagcagcagcagcgaagAAGGCAGCACTGTGGTTCGCCCGGAAAAGAGGGCGACCCACAATCGGATGATGCGGAAGACCCGTGGCAGTGGTAAACAGAAGGCGGCTTACGGGGACTTGAGCagcgaggaagaggaggagaaggagcccgAGACTCTCGGCGTGGTCTATAAGTCCACCCGCTCGGCGAAACCCGTGGGGCCAGAGGATATGGGGGCGACTGCTGTCTACGCGCTAGACGCAGAGAAGGAGCGCGACGCACAAGCCATCTTTGAGCGCAGCCAGAAGATCCAGGAGGAGCTGAGGGGCAAGGAAGATGACAAGATCTATCGGGGAATCAACAATTATCAGAAATACATGAAGCCCAAGGATACGTCTATGGGCAATGCGTCCTCCGGGATGGTGAGGAAAGGCCCCATCCGAGCTCCCGAGCATCTACGCGCCACCGTGCGCTGGGATTACCAGCCCGACATTTGTAAGGACTACAAGGAGACTGGCTTTTGCGGCTTCGGAGACAGCTGCAAATTCCTCCATGATCGTTCAGATTACAAGCATGGGTGGCAGATCGAACGTGAGCTTGATGAGGGTCGCTATGGTGTCTATGAGGACGAAAACTATGAAGTGGGCAGCGATGATGAGGAAATACCATTCAAGTGTTCCATCTGTTGCCAGACCTTCCAAAACCCAGTTGTCACCAAGTGCAGGCATTATTTCTGCGAGAGCTGTGCACTGCAGCATTTCCGCACCACCCCGCGCTGCTATGTCTGTGACCAGCAAACCAATGGCATCTTCAATCCAGCGAAAGAATTGATCGCTAAACTGGAGAAGCATTGA